The following DNA comes from Caretta caretta isolate rCarCar2 chromosome 10, rCarCar1.hap1, whole genome shotgun sequence.
CTGAGAAACTATTACATTAAGATATAGGTTCAGAGAATGAGGGAGTAAGATTCTGGTCTGCAGAATATACTGTCAAGCCTGACTGGAACTTAGCCCTGAAACTTGAGTTCTGTTCAGTTTCTTGCACATTAAAATTTGGGTGATGATGCTTACAAAAGCTCTAAATGCCACCAAACTCTCAGGCCAAGTGCCACTAGAGAGCGCGAGTCATTTGAAAGTTTCATACTCTCTTTATAAACATGGCTTCAAAATCTTGTGCATTTCCCCAAGCTCAAGGTCCATTCCCAGGGTGCAGCTGCTTTTCCTGCATGGAAGAAATGAAATTCCATGGCTCAGTGTGCACCACTCTGACCAGCGAAGCTGTCAAAAAGTTGTTCATGTCAAATTTGATGTGACATGAACCTAGGGTGTATAGCAGCAGGAAAAGGCAAATTTCTGTGCAGCTGCTTGTTTCAGTTGCATGAAATACAGGCTGTTTGCACTCAGCACTAAGCATTTTGTTCTGTTCGTGTTGTGCTGCATAGGTTTTCTGGGCTCCTGTGTTAGTGCCTAGGCTTGGAAATGGCAAGCAGCATGAGTCCTTAGTTTGTCTGCGTCCCACTGGGCAGCGTGGCAGAGCGACAGGAGACCCACTGTTTGACGTAACTCCGCGGGAAATCCTCTCCTTCATTTTCAAGTGTGATGGATCCAGAAGTACAGCCTGAATTGGTCTGACTGCTTTTCTCAAATTCACACTCGATTGGACTCCCACAATCTGAGTCCACAAATCCACTGTCAATGGTGTCTAAATCTATGCATATTGCTGGGTAACCATCACCAGTTCGTGTATTAGGAGAGAAAAAGTCATAAGGGCCATCGCTATAGGAAACACTTTCACCATCTGGAGAAGGCAGAGAAGCTGGACTTTCTAAATCCCACTGCTCATGATGCAGGCAAAGGGCCTCTAAAAtactccccatccctcctcccagggcctctgccattGGGCGATGCACCGAGGGACTTGCACTCCTCCATGAGGGTTCCATAGACACAGAGCCAGAGGAAATTATGTTATCTTGTGCACTCAGGGCAGCCAGAGGCAAACTGCTGGAAATTTCACTGTTGTCACCGTCAAGATTAACCTTGGGGTAGCCATCCTCTCCATCAGCATCCAGATGTTCATGATCCCGGTGAGCATTGTTACAGTTGCATTGTGAGTAACAAGGTGTAAATTCATCAGCCACAGTTACTGTGTCAATAGAGAGATGACCATATGACTGGTCCTGTGTCCCACTGCTACTATTCGAACTGGACAGATGGGACTGGCTGTCCTGACCGTGCATGGCCAGGCAAGACATGCAAGTCTCGCGAGGGTGATCTTTATTGAGTTCTttcagctcctcagctgcagtgTTGTGGGAAAGGTGTTTGCTGTAAACTTCTAAAACTTCTGGAAGGACAATTCCCCACTCAAAGAAATCCAGTGTTGCTTTGGTACAGGATGCACCAACCCATTTCTGCACAGAGACACAAGGAGAGAGATTATTAGCGCTGCGCTCAGTGGTTGCCAGCAGCTAGCAAATCGCATTGCCTATGGGCAGGGGTGGTATGAGGTGGCGGCGGGGCTGAGACTTGTGGCTACCCAAGGAACTGAATTGTTTTTCAGAGGGAAATCGGACTCTAACCAACCAGGAATGGCAAGAATTTCTGTGGCATTATTGCCaggcccagcagctgcaggagaatTATCTGTAAGTCAATTCAATTAGGTAGTTTTATGTAGCTCTTCATTTCATTGTTTGTACTTGCCCTTCAAGCTTGGAGTGTGTCCCTGCCTTTGTACTCTGATTGTTCTGGTCAAGCTCCTAGCCTGGCCTTTGCTCCCTCATCACACAGCCCCTACCCCTTTACCGGACCCTGCCTCCCGCTGCATCCAACCCAGCAAGCCCAGCCTTACTGCTCTCTGTCATCGTCTCACACACACGGCTCTGCGTGCTTGCTATGCTGCCCCCTATGTCTAGAACACCCCAAACCCCGTTTGCTGCAGCACTGCCCTGGCCTCTGCTCTGTTAGGAGTGTACATAATCCGAGTTTCTTTGTGTGACCTGCCCAGCCCCAGTACATCCCCCTCTGCTCTGTTCTCACCCTCACTTGTCATGTCCTATGTACATTATGATTTAGTCCATAAGCACCTAGGGGCTGGGACATATCTGTCTGaagtcggggggaggggagccctcaTGGTTGTTGGGCATGGCCCAAAGAAGAATAAATACTTCATTGTCGTTATTTCTCAGCTGTCACTCCTGGCTGAATCCTCTAATTCTCTTTGAAactctaggggcttgtctacactgctaaggtcgatgtaacttacgttgctcaggggtgttaaaaaactACCCCCCTGAGCGATGCATGTTACATCGACTTAAACTGGTGTCCACACCACACTATGCCAGTGGGAaacgctctcccaccaacatagcttccgcctcttgtTGTGGTGGAGTAATTACATTGACGGAGGAGTACTTTCCTGTCAGCATAGTGTCGgcatggtagtgaagacaagccctagcTAAAACCAGATGTTGTTCCAATGGCCCTGTACTAATTAATATCAATCATTTATATTGCAGAAGTGCACAAACTGTGCTGGGTGCTCTACAGACATCTAGAcaaacacagtccctgctccaaattgcTCTCAGTCTAACTAGACAGAGCAGCGAAATGTTGGGGGTCAGGTTTGGAATACTGCTTGTTACCGTCTCACACGTGACATGGAAAACATACATTTAAAGCTGCAATCATAAGGTTTGTGTtgattaattaatttttaacCCTGGCTGTCTCTGAGCTGtaaagggtaggaatgggaaggTGCTTAGACAGTGCAAAAGGCTGTTTACAAAAAAAGTGCAAATCCCTTTTCTTGGAGTTAAACAGGCAGAATGTATTTGCTGCTTGCCTGCTATCTCTCACTCCTTCTCCCAAGGGTCCAGTTCCACTCAGAGTACAACAAAATTGTACGAAATAACTAGTAAGCAACACTACTCTGCTTTCATCTCTGTCTGTATTTCTTGCAATATGTTCTCTAACAATGCTGCCTGCACTTAataatggaaatcacttttgacacggtctcccacagtattcttgccagcaagttaaagaagtatgggctggataaatggactataaggtggatagaaagctggctagattgtcgggctcaacgggtagtgatcaatggctccatgtctagttggcagccggtatcaagtggagtgccccaggggtcggtcctggggtcggttttgttcaatatcttcataaatgatctggaggatggcgtggattgcaccctcagcaagtttgcagatgacactaaactgggaggagtggtagatacgctggagggtagggataggatacagagggccctagacaaattggaggattgggccaaaagaaatctgatgtggttcaacaaggacaagtgcagagtcctgcacttaggatggaagaatcccatgcaccgctacagactaggggccgaatggctcggcagcagttctgcagaaaaggacctaggggttacagtggacgagaagttggatatgagtcagcagtgtgcccttgttgccaagaaggccaatggcattttgggatgtataagtaggggcattgccaacagatcgagggacgtgatcgttcccctctattcgacattggtgaggcctcatctggagtattgtgtccagttttgggccccacactacaagaaggatgtggaaaaattggaaagagtccagcggagggcaacaaaaatgattaggggactggaacacatgacttatgaggagaggctgagggagctgggattgtttagcctgcagaagagaagaatgaggggggatttgatagctgctttcaactacctgaaagggggttccaaagaggatggatctagactgttctcagtggtagcagatgacagaacaaggagtaatggtctcaagttgcagtgggggagatttaggttggatattaggaaaaactttttcactaggagggtggtgaaacactggaatgcgttacctagggaggtggtagaatctccttccctagaagtttttaaggtcaggtttgacaaagccctggctgggatgatttagtcggggatcggtcctgctttgagcagggggttggactagatgacctcctgaggtcccttccaaacctgatattctatgattccctgccAGCCAGATCCAGGACTAGAGTATGCCAGGCACATCCATGGACAAAAATGGAGACACCCTTCATTCTACCAGCTCTGTACGGGGCTGGTATGGGAATcgtgatggaataaatgggcctagaacagtggttctcaaacttttgtactggtgacccctttcatacagcaagcctctgagtgcgaccccccccttatgaattaaaaacacttttaaatatatttagtatcattataaattctggaggcaaagtggggtttggaaTGGAGGCTGAccgctcgcaaccccccatgtaatactctcacgaccccctgaggggtccggaccccccagtttgagaccccctgGCAAAGGTGCTAGGATTCCACCCTCTGTAAACAGAACAGCTTTGGAGTTGGTATTTTTCGTTCTTCCATAACTCAGAAATTACTGACCAGATTTTCattgaattaaaaataataattaataaaagacaacaaccagccctgagccctctctgGGCTAAGCCCCTGCCTGGGGAGAGCAGAGAGCTAAGGAGGAATGTTCACAAAGTAAAGAGTAAGTGAAAACAAAGCCATAACTGACCCTCACACTCTCCGCACTCACTACCCACAGCTGCTACCAAGACTCCAAAGCATCTGAGAAGGGACAAGTCCACGGAGTGTGGTACTCTGACTGCCTTTTCCCTCAGGGCTCCCTGTAGAGAATTTCCAGCTTATTTGCAAGAGGAATACCTCAGCTGCCTGGTTTTGTGCAGACAGACTGTGGCTGAATATGTCCTAGAACAGTTGTTTTTTGCCAGCTGGTAATAAAGTCCCTGTTCAGGTGTTAGCAAGGTCACCACATCCTCTGTAGCGCCCTTGTCTGTGCATTTCGTGCTGCGGCTGATAACCGTGTGGGCGACTGTTGCTTTATTCTGCAACTTTATTAATTTCCCAGAAGTTTCTCAGCTTCACCATTTTAGAAATGAATGACCTTTCATTCCCTCTCAGCAGCCTAACGAGGAACAGAGTGGGCAAAACCCTCTGTCCCAGTCCGATGGAGAATGGCTGTCACTTTTCTACCTCAGAGCAGGAAGTGACCTCTGTCCAGAGCGCTGAGACATCCTTTGGGACGAGCAATGCTCAGGGCAGGGCTGCTGAAGACAATGAAAGATTCACTGCAATTTGAACACCTGTCGCCTACGGGGCTGGGGGTTATCTCAGGGATGCTGGTTTAACCCAAACTGACACCAAATCAGCAAACATCTCCAAATGTACATTCCTTCCACGCAACGACCAGGAAAGCACAGTTCCCCCAAGGCCGCCCCTCTGCTTCCCCAACCGGCCCTACCTCAGTGGCTGGTCAGCACGGCCCCTGCCTTGCCCCCTCCTTTCAGGGTAGTAAGTAGACCTGGCTGCCCttgctgagctcccagctggcagTGCCTCCCTGAGTTGCCTCGGAACCATGGCTGGGATTAGCTCCAGGCTCTCGTATGACTTGGCTCAGCCTCtggctaaggcaggggtgggcaaaccttttggcccgaaggccacacctaggaatagaaattgtatggcgggccatgaatgcttacaaaattagggttggggtgcaggaggggctgatggctctagctgggggtgcggactctggggtggggctggggaggagaggtttggggtgcaggagggtgctctgggctgggatcaaggggttcggagggcaggagggggatcagggctggggcagaggtttggggcacggaaggaggctcaggggtgcaggctctgggcagcgcttacctcaagcagctcctggaagcagtggcatgtcccttctccagctcctacgtggaggcacagccaggtggctctgaatgctgccccgtccgcaggcactgcccttGCAGCTCCCGGTGGCCGCaattctcagccaatgggagctgcgggggcggcgcttGGAGTGGGGGAagcatgcagagcagagccccctggctgcccctatgtgaaggagctggagtggggccatggcGCTGCTTTCAGGAGCCGTGTGGAGTGGCTCTcaaccctgctctctggctggagtgctggagcggAACAAGCCCCaggccccgctccccagcaggagcttgagggccggattaaaatggctggtgggccagaTCTGCCCACGAGCCATTTTAATCCACCCCTGGGCTAAGGGCACCCACCCCTGGGCTAAGAGCACCAGGGGGGCGGGATGTTGCAGCACTTGAAGGTCCCTTTCTGGGAGTTAGTAAGAGACCTCAGCAGCCTCACACTGCTGAGAGGGAGTTTCTTCTTTACCCTGTCAGAGAGCTGAGCTGGCTTATGTCCTGAAATGGGAGATATAAATTTATATTGTTTATCTTCTCTACTGTAACTGTGCACGCGCTTTTAGACAGATACACAGCCGGTCCTTTTAGAGTCCTGCTAAGCCCTTGGCttcagtgatatcttgtggcagtgaattccacataTTTATTATGACTTACAtaaaaaatgcttcctttatcAATTCTAAGTGTGTTGCCTTTCATTGTCCTTGAAGGTCCCtttgctcttgtgttatgagagaggGTGAACGGGAGTGTGCAGTGATTCTCCTCTAGACTAGGCAGTATTTTGTGTACCTCTGTCAAGTCCCTTCTTCTCAAGTCCCTTCTTTCTAATTACAccaatctttt
Coding sequences within:
- the IL21R gene encoding interleukin-21 receptor isoform X2, with translation MRQGRSTGINMRNKFQLQAIPFFLLLQHTTCCEDLLCSVDYVKTLTCIQKTDLSETLYNLTATWFLEEEMKISEHFCNLLQSSRTATHTQYTCSMDLKEFNSDDKFRVDVTKLADGQYTTSKACSEFLLSKNIKPYPPFNLTAVFSNGYNISWKTIYQNSLYYYLDDELEYELRYKKKSDTWANQKSKVIPEDKRSMVLLPLEFQRDTDYEFQVRAKPRPGSDYLGVWSEWSPLLTLKTEPEESPGVRWLVSLLAFALVAVSITVFLARHQSIWKKLGVFVPDPAPFFKPLYVVHNGDFKKWVGASCTKATLDFFEWGIVLPEVLEVYSKHLSHNTAAEELKELNKDHPRETCMSCLAMHGQDSQSHLSSSNSSSGTQDQSYGHLSIDTVTVADEFTPCYSQCNCNNAHRDHEHLDADGEDGYPKVNLDGDNSEISSSLPLAALSAQDNIISSGSVSMEPSWRSASPSVHRPMAEALGGGMGSILEALCLHHEQWDLESPASLPSPDGESVSYSDGPYDFFSPNTRTGDGYPAICIDLDTIDSGFVDSDCGSPIECEFEKSSQTNSGCTSGSITLENEGEDFPRSYVKQWVSCRSATLPSGTQTN
- the IL21R gene encoding interleukin-21 receptor isoform X1; this translates as MFCFSGRSTGINMRNKFQLQAIPFFLLLQHTTCCEDLLCSVDYVKTLTCIQKTDLSETLYNLTATWFLEEEMKISEHFCNLLQSSRTATHTQYTCSMDLKEFNSDDKFRVDVTKLADGQYTTSKACSEFLLSKNIKPYPPFNLTAVFSNGYNISWKTIYQNSLYYYLDDELEYELRYKKKSDTWANQKSKVIPEDKRSMVLLPLEFQRDTDYEFQVRAKPRPGSDYLGVWSEWSPLLTLKTEPEESPGVRWLVSLLAFALVAVSITVFLARHQSIWKKLGVFVPDPAPFFKPLYVVHNGDFKKWVGASCTKATLDFFEWGIVLPEVLEVYSKHLSHNTAAEELKELNKDHPRETCMSCLAMHGQDSQSHLSSSNSSSGTQDQSYGHLSIDTVTVADEFTPCYSQCNCNNAHRDHEHLDADGEDGYPKVNLDGDNSEISSSLPLAALSAQDNIISSGSVSMEPSWRSASPSVHRPMAEALGGGMGSILEALCLHHEQWDLESPASLPSPDGESVSYSDGPYDFFSPNTRTGDGYPAICIDLDTIDSGFVDSDCGSPIECEFEKSSQTNSGCTSGSITLENEGEDFPRSYVKQWVSCRSATLPSGTQTN
- the IL21R gene encoding interleukin-21 receptor isoform X3, giving the protein MRNKFQLQAIPFFLLLQHTTCCEDLLCSVDYVKTLTCIQKTDLSETLYNLTATWFLEEEMKISEHFCNLLQSSRTATHTQYTCSMDLKEFNSDDKFRVDVTKLADGQYTTSKACSEFLLSKNIKPYPPFNLTAVFSNGYNISWKTIYQNSLYYYLDDELEYELRYKKKSDTWANQKSKVIPEDKRSMVLLPLEFQRDTDYEFQVRAKPRPGSDYLGVWSEWSPLLTLKTEPEESPGVRWLVSLLAFALVAVSITVFLARHQSIWKKLGVFVPDPAPFFKPLYVVHNGDFKKWVGASCTKATLDFFEWGIVLPEVLEVYSKHLSHNTAAEELKELNKDHPRETCMSCLAMHGQDSQSHLSSSNSSSGTQDQSYGHLSIDTVTVADEFTPCYSQCNCNNAHRDHEHLDADGEDGYPKVNLDGDNSEISSSLPLAALSAQDNIISSGSVSMEPSWRSASPSVHRPMAEALGGGMGSILEALCLHHEQWDLESPASLPSPDGESVSYSDGPYDFFSPNTRTGDGYPAICIDLDTIDSGFVDSDCGSPIECEFEKSSQTNSGCTSGSITLENEGEDFPRSYVKQWVSCRSATLPSGTQTN